A window of Malania oleifera isolate guangnan ecotype guangnan chromosome 5, ASM2987363v1, whole genome shotgun sequence contains these coding sequences:
- the LOC131155576 gene encoding uncharacterized protein LOC131155576, whose product MGLQSSLMAFLCLLLVFDQCFAGDDGSLSAYDVLEEYGFPIGLLPQGIVGYELDRSTGKFTAHLSGTCSFSLENDYKLKYKTTVSGVISKGRLSKLKGVSVKVLLLWFNIVEVVRDGDDLEFSVGIASANFPVDNFAECPQCGCGLDCVNANATGEEGEKKRKIKLNRFVSSS is encoded by the coding sequence ATGGGTTTGCAGTCATCTCTAATGGCGTTTCTATGCCTACTTCTGGTTTTCGACCAGTGCTTCGCGGGCGACGACGGCTCTCTGTCGGCGTACGACGTTCTGGAGGAATACGGCTTTCCGATCGGGCTCCTGCCGCAGGGGATCGTGGGGTACGAGCTGGATCGGAGCACGGGAAAGTTCACGGCGCACCTCAGCGGCACGTGCAGCTTCTCCCTGGAGAACGACTACAAGCTCAAGTATAAGACGACGGTGTCCGGCGTGATATCCAAGGGGCGGCTGAGCAAGCTGAAAGGGGTGAGCGTCAAGGTGCTGCTGCTCTGGTTCAACATCGTGGAGGTGGTCCGCGACGGCGACGACCTCGAGTTCTCCGTCGGCATCGCCTCCGCCAACTTCCCCGTGGACAACTTCGCGGAGTGCCCGCAGTGCGGCTGCGGCCTCGACTGTGTTAATGCTAATGCTACTGGGGAAGAAggggagaagaagagaaagattaagttGAATCGCTTTGTGTCTTCTTCTTAA
- the LOC131155577 gene encoding exocyst complex component SEC15B-like produces the protein MQSSKMRRKVAPVTADGVDSADKLDQLLLSSAICNNEDLGPFIRKAFASGKPETLLHHLRHFTRSKESEIEEVCKAHYQDFIMAVDDLRSLLSDVDSLKSSLSNSNSKLQSVAGPLLSSLDAFVEARNVNQNIALALGSVQTCVRLIELCARANVHLSSNNFYMALKCADLIERDFLDKTPSYTFRKMLERHIPAIRLYIERRISKEFGDWLVDIRIVSRNLGQLAIGQASSARQREEDLRMKQRQAEEQSRLSLRDCVYALQEDDDDELGGIGDEGKDAYGNNNGNGALGFDLTPLYRAYHIHQTLGLEDRFKQYYFENRKLQLTSDFQVSSMTPFLESHQTFFAQIAGFFIVEDRILRTGGGLISKMEVENLWETAVSKMCSVLEDQFSRMQTANHLLLIKDYVSLLSVTLRRYGYLVDALLDVLSKHRDKYHELLLSDCRKQIAEALAADKFEQMLMKKEYEYSMNVLSFQIQTSDITPAFPYVAPFSSTVPDCCRIVRSFIEDSVSFMSYGGQLDFYDVVKKYLDRLLSEVLDEALMKLINSSVHGVSQAMQVAANMAVLERACDFFFRHAAQLSGIPLRMAERGRRQFPLNNARDAAEVTLSGLLKTKVDGFMTLFENVNWMIDEPLQNGNEYVNEVIIYLETLVSTAQQILPAQVLKRVLQDVLSHISEKIVGALVGDSVKRFNVNAIMGIDMDIRLLESFVDNQANLFSDLELSQLKTALAEPRQLINLLLSNHPENFLNPVIRERSYNTLDYRKVMIISEKLRDPSDRLFGSFGGRSLKQNPKKKSLDALIKRLKDVS, from the coding sequence ATGCAGTCGTCGAAGATGCGCCGGAAAGTCGCGCCGGTAACGGCGGACGGCGTCGACTCCGCCGACAAGTTGGATCAGCTCCTCCTCTCCTCCGCCATCTGCAACAACGAAGACCTAGGTCCCTTCATCCGCAAAGCTTTTGCCTCCGGCAAGCCGGAGACCCTTCTCCATCACCTCCGCCACTTCACTCGATCCAAAGAATCTGAAATCGAAGAAGTCTGCAAGGCTCACTATCAAGACTTCATCATGGCCGTCGACGACCTCCGATCTCTCCTCTCCGACGTCGATTCCCTCAAGTCGTCTCTCTCCAATTCCAACTCCAAACTGCAGTCCGTCGCCGGTCCTCTCCTTTCATCTCTCGACGCCTTCGTGGAGGCTCGAAACGTAAACCAGAACATTGCCCTCGCACTCGGATCGGTTCAGACATGCGTTCGCCTCATTGAGCTTTGCGCGAGAGCGAACGTCCATCTCTCGAGTAACAATTTTTACATGGCCTTGAAGTGTGCGGACTTGATCGAGAGAGATTTTCTCGATAAAACGCCGTCGTATACCTTTCGGAAGATGCTTGAGAGGCATATCCCGGCGATTCGATTGTATATCGAAAGGAGGATCAGCAAGGAGTTCGGTGACTGGCTGGTGGATATCCGTATTGTGAGCCGCAATCTAGGACAGCTTGCGATTGGACAAGCATCGTCGGCAAGGCAGAGAGAGGAGGATCTTCGGATGAAACAACGGCAAGCCGAGGAACAGAGCCGGCTCAGTTTGAGAGATTGTGTTTATGCTTTGCAAGAAGACGATGATGACGAACTTGGTGGAATTGGAGATGAAGGTAAGGATGCTTACGGAAACAACAATGGTAATGGTGCGTTAGGGTTTGATTTGACTCCACTGTACAGGGCTTATCACATACATCAGACGTTAGGGCTTGAGGATCGATTTAAACAGTACTATTTCGAGAACAGGAAGCTTCAATTGACCTCAGACTTTCAGGTGTCGTCAATGACTCCTTTCCTTGAATCTCACCAAACGTTTTTCGCACAAATTGCTGGGTTTTTTATTGTTGAGGATCGGATTTTGAGGACTGGTGGTGGTTTGATTTCCAAGATGGAAGTTGAGAATTTGTGGGAAACTGCTGTTAGTAAGATGTGTTCCGTGTTAGAGGATCAGTTCTCTAGGATGCAGACTGCAAATCACCTCCTGCTGATAAAGGACTATGTGAGTTTGCTCAGTGTAACCTTGCGTAGGTATGGGTACTTAGTTGATGCTTTGCTTGATGTTTTAAGCAAGCATAGAGATAAGTACCATGAACTATTGTTGTCAGATTGTCGCAAACAGATTGCAGAAGCACTTGCCGCTGATAAATTTGAACAAATGTTGATGAAGAAAGAGTATGAATATTCTATGAATGTTTTGTCATTTCAGATACAAACATCAGACATAACACCCGCATTTCCTTATGTTGCACCTTTTTCATCTACAGTGCCTGATTGCTGCCGCATTGTGCGATCCTTTATTGAGGATTCTGTGAGTTTCATGTCGTATGGTGGGCAGCTTGATTTCTATGATGTTGTCAAGAAGTATCTTGATAGGCTTTTGAGTGAGGTTTTGGATGAAGCTTTGATGAAGCTTATTAACTCATCTGTTCATGGAGTGTCCCAGGCAATGCAGGTTGCCGCAAATATGGCTGTCTTGGAGCGTGCTTGTGATTTCTTCTTTCGTCATGCTGCACAGCTTTCAGGCATCCCTTTGAGAATGGCAGAGAGAGGTAGGAGGCAGTTTCCTCTGAACAATGCCCGTGATGCCGCAGAAGTTACACTGTCTGGCTTGCTTAAAACTAAGGTTGATGGATTTATGACATTGTTTGAGAATGTTAATTGGATGATTGATGAACCTCTGCAGAATGGAAACGAATATGTGAATGAGGTGATTATATATTTGGAAACTCTGGTTTCTACAGCACAGCAGATATTGCCTGCCCAAGTTCTTAAAAGAGTTCTGCAGGATGTTCTTTCTCATATATCGGAAAAGATAGTAGGGGCTTTAGTTGGGGATTCAGTTAAGAGATTCAATGTAAATGCTATTATGGGGATTGACATGGATATTCGGTTGTTGGAATCATTTGTGGATAATCAGGCTAATCTTTTCTCAGACTTGGAGTTAAGTCAGTTGAAAACAGCACTTGCTGAGCCAAGACAATTGATTAACTTGCTACTAAGCAATCATCCCGAAAATTTTCTGAATCCAGTAATCAGGGAGAGGAGTTACAATACTTTGGACTACAGGAAAGTAATGATAATTTCAGAGAAATTAAGGGATCCTTCTGATCGGCTATTTGGATCATTTGGAGGAAGGAGTCTTAAGCAAAATCCAAAAAAGAAATCTCTGGATGCTCTGATTAAAAGACTTAAGGATGTGAGCTGA